A genomic window from Cryobacterium sp. SO2 includes:
- a CDS encoding polyribonucleotide nucleotidyltransferase, whose protein sequence is MEGPEITFAETVIDNGKYGKRTIRFETGRLAQQAQGSAAAYIDEETMLLSATSASKQPKDNFDFFPLTIDVEERMYAAGRIPGSFFRREGRPSTEAILTCRLIDRPLRPSFVDGLRNEIQVVVTVLAIAPDEYYDVLAINAASMSTQIAGLPFSGPIGGVRVALIPDDNGSGQWVAFPKHSQVEEAVFSMVVAGRVVADADGSEDVAIMMIEAEATDNAWTLIQGGAIKPNEEVIAEGIEASKPFIKQLIVAQQQVASAASKPTGNYPLFPPYTTEVYDAVAALAYDGLKDVYVIADKIARQDADDVLKASVKTAIAAKVEAGELPATANNQVGAAYKSVTKLVVRSRVLNEGVRMDGRGLADIRPLDAEVAVIPRVHGSAIFQRGETQILGVTTLNMLKLEQTIDSLSPVTKKRYMHNYNFPPYSTGETGRVGTPKRREIGHGALAERALVPVLPTREEFPYAIRQVSEALSSNGSTSMGSVCASTLSLLNAGVPLRAPVAGIAMGLISDTVDGKTRYAALTDILGAEDALGDMDFKVAGTAEFVTAIQLDTKLDGIPASVLAGALTQAKDARTTILAVLNAAIDKPDEMAPTAPRVISVQIPVDKIGELIGPKGKMINSIQDETGADISIEEDGTVYIGAVDGPSAEAARAMVNSVANPTNPEVGEQFLGTVVKIAAFGAFVSLLPGKDGLLHISEVRKLAGGKRVENVEDVLGVGQKVLVEITKIDDRGKLSLAPVLADEADTHGRDAASEGPEAPAEG, encoded by the coding sequence ATGGAGGGTCCAGAAATCACGTTCGCCGAGACCGTTATCGACAACGGCAAGTACGGCAAGCGCACCATCCGTTTTGAAACCGGGCGTCTCGCCCAGCAGGCGCAGGGCTCAGCCGCCGCCTACATCGACGAAGAGACCATGCTTCTCTCCGCCACGAGCGCCAGCAAGCAGCCGAAGGACAACTTCGACTTCTTCCCGCTGACCATCGATGTCGAAGAGCGCATGTACGCCGCTGGCCGCATCCCGGGCAGCTTCTTCCGCCGCGAAGGTCGCCCGTCGACCGAAGCGATCCTCACCTGCCGTCTGATCGACCGGCCGCTGCGCCCGTCGTTCGTCGACGGCCTGCGCAACGAGATCCAGGTTGTCGTCACCGTTCTGGCCATCGCGCCCGACGAGTACTACGACGTCCTGGCCATCAACGCCGCGTCCATGTCCACCCAGATCGCCGGCCTGCCGTTCTCCGGCCCGATCGGTGGCGTCCGCGTCGCCCTCATCCCCGACGACAACGGCTCCGGCCAGTGGGTCGCCTTCCCGAAGCACTCGCAGGTTGAAGAGGCCGTGTTCAGCATGGTCGTCGCCGGCCGCGTTGTGGCGGATGCCGATGGCAGCGAAGACGTCGCGATCATGATGATCGAGGCCGAAGCGACCGACAACGCCTGGACCTTGATCCAGGGCGGCGCCATCAAGCCGAACGAAGAGGTCATCGCCGAGGGTATCGAGGCGTCCAAGCCGTTCATCAAGCAGCTCATCGTCGCCCAGCAGCAGGTCGCCTCCGCAGCGTCCAAGCCCACCGGCAACTACCCGCTGTTCCCGCCGTACACCACCGAGGTCTACGACGCTGTCGCTGCCCTGGCGTACGACGGCCTCAAGGACGTCTACGTGATCGCCGACAAGATCGCGCGTCAGGATGCCGACGACGTGCTCAAGGCATCCGTCAAGACCGCCATCGCGGCCAAGGTCGAAGCCGGCGAACTGCCCGCCACAGCCAACAACCAGGTCGGCGCGGCGTACAAGTCCGTCACCAAGCTCGTCGTGCGCTCCCGCGTGCTCAACGAGGGTGTTCGCATGGACGGACGCGGCCTGGCCGACATCCGCCCGCTCGACGCCGAGGTTGCGGTCATCCCGCGCGTGCACGGTTCCGCTATCTTCCAGCGCGGCGAGACCCAGATCCTGGGTGTCACCACGCTGAACATGCTCAAGCTCGAGCAGACCATCGACTCCCTGAGCCCGGTCACCAAGAAGCGCTACATGCACAACTACAACTTCCCGCCCTACTCCACCGGTGAAACCGGTCGGGTCGGCACGCCCAAGCGTCGCGAGATCGGCCACGGAGCGCTCGCTGAGCGTGCCCTGGTTCCCGTGCTGCCCACGCGTGAGGAATTCCCGTACGCCATCCGTCAGGTCTCCGAGGCGCTCAGCTCCAACGGTTCCACCTCGATGGGTTCCGTCTGCGCCTCCACCCTGTCGCTGCTGAACGCCGGAGTGCCGCTGCGCGCCCCGGTCGCCGGCATCGCCATGGGCCTCATCTCCGACACCGTCGACGGCAAGACCCGCTACGCGGCTCTGACCGACATCCTCGGCGCCGAAGACGCCCTCGGCGACATGGACTTCAAGGTTGCCGGCACGGCTGAGTTCGTCACCGCGATCCAGCTCGACACCAAGCTCGACGGCATCCCCGCGTCGGTCCTGGCCGGCGCGCTGACGCAGGCGAAGGATGCTCGTACGACGATCCTCGCCGTGCTGAACGCCGCGATCGACAAGCCCGACGAGATGGCACCGACCGCGCCCCGCGTGATCAGCGTGCAGATCCCCGTTGACAAGATCGGCGAGCTCATCGGCCCGAAGGGCAAGATGATCAACTCGATCCAGGACGAGACCGGAGCCGACATCTCGATCGAGGAAGACGGCACCGTGTACATCGGCGCCGTCGATGGTCCCTCGGCCGAGGCCGCTCGCGCCATGGTCAACTCCGTCGCGAACCCCACCAACCCCGAGGTTGGCGAGCAGTTCCTCGGAACTGTCGTGAAGATCGCCGCCTTCGGCGCCTTCGTCTCGCTTCTCCCGGGCAAGGACGGCCTGCTGCACATCTCTGAGGTGCGCAAGCTCGCCGGCGGCAAGCGCGTGGAGAACGTCGAAGACGTCCTCGGCGTGGGCCAGAAGGTCCTCGTTGAGATCACCAAGATTGACGACCGTGGCAAGCTTTCGCTCGCCCCGGTCCTCGCCGATGAAGCCGACACGCACGGTCGTGACGCTGCATCCGAGGGACCCGAAGCTCCGGCCGAAGGTTAG
- a CDS encoding Lrp/AsnC family transcriptional regulator, which translates to MHRLDKVDLELLRALCADPHSTYVGLAQTLGLSRNTVQARMTRLEESNVFLDFDRRISPAVLGYPLTAFIEVYIEQKRAAEIIAELTLIPEIVQAHGMSGAADLLIRVACADAEDLFRIDRTILACAGVERTETSLAMGELIPFRVTPLLERGVQPRP; encoded by the coding sequence ATGCACCGTCTGGACAAAGTCGACCTCGAGCTGCTCAGGGCCCTGTGCGCCGACCCGCACAGCACATACGTGGGTCTCGCCCAGACGCTCGGGCTCTCCCGCAACACCGTGCAGGCGCGGATGACCCGGCTCGAGGAGTCGAACGTCTTCCTCGACTTCGACCGGCGGATCAGCCCGGCCGTGCTCGGCTACCCGCTGACAGCGTTCATCGAGGTGTACATCGAGCAGAAGCGGGCCGCGGAGATCATCGCGGAGCTCACCCTGATCCCCGAGATCGTGCAGGCGCACGGCATGAGCGGCGCCGCCGACCTGCTCATCAGGGTGGCCTGCGCCGACGCCGAAGACCTCTTCCGCATCGACCGCACCATCCTGGCCTGTGCGGGCGTTGAACGCACCGAGACGTCCCTGGCGATGGGCGAGCTCATCCCGTTCCGGGTGACCCCGCTGCTCGAGCGTGGCGTGCAGCCGCGGCCCTGA
- a CDS encoding VOC family protein, translating into MDDTRQTLTPAQTHSVLAGGDFIHLEGALYADYRTRDFAAGVRLVDAVAADAEALNHHPDVALAFGSVGFTLSSHDVGGVTERDLRLALRIQELAAEQAARATHLPPSRTDVAIDCSDEAAVRPFWRVGLGYLESGPADALELTDPRGTGPKVWFQHMEIQRTERNRIHLDVYVPVADCEERVQDIIDVGGVLLTDEHAPDWWVLADPEGNELCVCSWDA; encoded by the coding sequence ATGGACGACACCCGCCAGACCCTCACTCCTGCCCAGACCCACTCTGTGCTCGCCGGGGGCGACTTCATCCACCTCGAGGGCGCCCTGTACGCCGACTACCGCACCCGGGACTTCGCCGCCGGGGTGCGCCTGGTCGATGCCGTCGCCGCCGACGCCGAAGCGCTGAACCACCATCCGGATGTTGCGCTGGCATTCGGGTCGGTGGGCTTCACGTTGAGCTCCCACGACGTGGGCGGCGTCACCGAACGCGACCTCCGGCTGGCGCTGCGCATCCAGGAACTCGCGGCGGAGCAGGCGGCCAGGGCCACGCACCTGCCGCCGAGCCGCACCGATGTGGCCATCGACTGCAGCGACGAGGCGGCCGTGCGCCCGTTCTGGCGGGTCGGGCTGGGCTACCTGGAGTCGGGTCCGGCCGACGCCCTCGAACTCACGGACCCGCGCGGGACGGGGCCCAAGGTGTGGTTCCAGCACATGGAGATCCAGCGCACCGAGCGCAACCGCATCCACCTCGACGTGTACGTGCCGGTGGCCGACTGCGAGGAGCGGGTGCAGGACATCATCGACGTCGGGGGAGTGCTGCTCACCGACGAACACGCCCCGGACTGGTGGGTGTTGGCCGACCCGGAGGGCAACGAACTCTGCGTGTGCAGCTGGGACGCCTGA
- a CDS encoding glutathione peroxidase produces MSDSALYDIPLALIDGTPTTFGRFAGKTVLVVNVASKCGFTPQYAGLEALYRRFADDGLVILGLPCNQFMGEEPGSEEDIQQFCELNFGVTFPLTAKVDVRGKNQHPLYAELTRFKKGVLPGLIKWNFEKFLVNADGVVVDRFASTVEPESAQLVAAIEKALVRTAA; encoded by the coding sequence ATGTCAGACTCCGCACTGTACGACATCCCGCTCGCCCTCATCGACGGCACGCCCACCACCTTCGGCCGGTTCGCCGGCAAGACGGTGCTCGTGGTCAACGTGGCCTCGAAGTGCGGCTTCACCCCCCAGTACGCCGGACTCGAGGCGCTCTACCGGCGCTTCGCCGACGACGGCCTGGTGATACTCGGATTGCCCTGCAACCAGTTCATGGGCGAGGAACCGGGCAGCGAAGAAGACATCCAGCAGTTCTGCGAACTCAACTTCGGCGTCACCTTCCCGCTCACCGCCAAGGTGGATGTGCGCGGCAAGAACCAGCATCCGCTCTATGCCGAGCTGACCAGGTTCAAGAAGGGCGTGCTGCCCGGCCTGATCAAGTGGAACTTCGAGAAGTTCCTCGTGAACGCCGACGGTGTCGTGGTCGACAGGTTCGCCTCAACCGTTGAGCCGGAGTCGGCCCAGCTCGTGGCCGCGATCGAGAAGGCGTTGGTGCGAACAGCCGCCTGA
- a CDS encoding aldo/keto reductase — MDSVETGNLQTHPVQVQHTEPVTIPERSRLSAPGIRRRLGDTDLTVHPLALGCSVFGWTTDGDTAMAILDRHWELGGNFLDTADSYAAGRSEVVIGSWMRTRGVRDDIVISTKIGRNRDNPGLSPRSIVGAVHASLERLGTDHIDLLHFHYDDLDVPLEESLGAMETLIRSGAVRHLAASNFTAERLMEARVLAANGLPRFVAVETPYNLMNRVSFESALALVTHAQGLAVMPYFALAHGFLTGKYHSKADLTDSVRAGRAAAYLNRTGLKVLSTVERIAEDHGVAPSTIALAWLLARDNVAAPVASASRPEHVEALVAAAAVKLGRADMVDLDKVSA; from the coding sequence GTGGACAGCGTGGAGACCGGCAACCTGCAGACCCACCCCGTGCAGGTGCAGCACACCGAACCTGTCACCATCCCCGAGCGTTCCCGCCTGTCGGCTCCCGGTATCCGGCGCAGACTCGGCGACACCGACCTCACCGTGCACCCGCTGGCGCTCGGCTGCAGTGTTTTCGGCTGGACCACCGACGGCGACACCGCCATGGCGATCCTCGATCGGCACTGGGAACTCGGCGGCAACTTCCTCGACACCGCCGACAGCTACGCCGCCGGCCGCAGCGAGGTCGTGATCGGGTCGTGGATGCGCACCCGCGGGGTGCGCGACGACATCGTCATCTCCACCAAGATCGGCCGCAACCGCGACAATCCCGGACTCTCGCCGCGCAGCATCGTCGGCGCCGTGCACGCGTCGCTCGAACGCCTCGGCACCGATCACATCGACCTGCTGCACTTCCACTACGACGACCTCGACGTGCCCCTGGAGGAAAGCCTCGGGGCGATGGAGACCCTCATCCGCAGCGGAGCGGTGCGCCACCTCGCCGCGTCGAACTTCACCGCTGAGCGGCTGATGGAAGCCCGGGTGCTCGCCGCCAACGGTCTGCCCCGCTTCGTGGCCGTTGAGACCCCGTACAACCTGATGAACCGGGTCTCGTTCGAATCCGCCCTGGCGCTGGTCACCCACGCGCAGGGCCTCGCCGTGATGCCGTACTTCGCGCTGGCGCACGGATTCCTCACCGGCAAATACCACTCCAAGGCCGACCTCACCGACAGCGTCCGTGCCGGCCGCGCGGCCGCGTATCTCAACCGCACCGGCCTCAAGGTGCTCAGCACAGTGGAGCGCATCGCGGAGGACCACGGCGTGGCGCCGTCGACCATCGCGCTGGCCTGGCTGTTGGCGCGTGACAACGTCGCGGCCCCCGTGGCCAGCGCGAGCCGCCCCGAGCATGTGGAGGCCCTCGTCGCCGCAGCCGCCGTGAAGCTGGGCCGGGCCGACATGGTGGACCTGGACAAGGTGTCGGCGTAG
- a CDS encoding pitrilysin family protein: protein MNGAVEFPLDLTELSFRAAGESLVRRTVLPSGVRIVTEQVPGSRSLTIGYWVAVGSRDEQPGHFGSTHFLEHLLFKGTAARSALDIAIAFDAVGGEHNAMTAKEYTCYYAKVQDRDLQMAVEVLTDMITSSVLDPAEFETERGVILEELAMADDDPADVANERFFQAVMGEHPLGRPIGGSPETIRAASRDAVWEHYRANYRPQDLVVTVAGAVDHDVLVAAVTRSLLQAGWDLSEHAAPVGRRSGSAAVISQGRPVTVVHRPLEQANMLIGVPGLVAADDRRVAMNVLTSIFGGGMSSRLFQEVREKRGLAYSVYSFAPGYSDAGIFGMYAGCTPAKAGQVAEIMLDELHRLAEHGVTADEMKRASGQLSGASALALEDSDTRMSRLGRSEITLGEFVDLDEALRRLALVTADDVQQLAVDMASRPFSVAAVGALDDDVFDGIVPRAAAPLPLN, encoded by the coding sequence ATGAACGGTGCCGTTGAATTTCCCCTTGACCTGACCGAACTGTCGTTTCGGGCCGCTGGCGAGTCCCTCGTGAGGCGGACCGTGCTACCGAGCGGTGTGCGCATCGTCACCGAGCAGGTGCCGGGCAGCCGTAGCCTCACCATCGGCTACTGGGTGGCTGTGGGCTCCCGCGACGAACAACCCGGTCACTTCGGCTCCACGCACTTCCTCGAGCACCTGCTCTTCAAGGGCACCGCAGCGCGCTCGGCGCTGGACATCGCCATCGCCTTCGACGCCGTCGGCGGCGAGCACAACGCGATGACCGCCAAGGAATATACCTGCTACTACGCCAAGGTGCAGGACCGCGACCTGCAGATGGCGGTCGAGGTACTCACCGACATGATCACCTCGTCGGTGCTCGACCCCGCCGAATTCGAGACCGAGCGCGGCGTCATCCTCGAGGAACTCGCGATGGCCGACGACGACCCGGCCGATGTCGCCAACGAACGGTTCTTCCAGGCCGTGATGGGCGAGCATCCGCTGGGCCGGCCGATCGGCGGCAGCCCGGAGACCATCCGCGCCGCCAGCCGCGACGCCGTCTGGGAGCACTACCGGGCCAACTACCGCCCGCAAGACCTCGTGGTGACCGTGGCCGGCGCCGTGGACCACGACGTGCTCGTGGCCGCCGTGACCCGGTCGCTGCTGCAGGCCGGCTGGGACCTGAGCGAGCACGCCGCGCCCGTCGGCCGGCGCTCCGGCTCGGCCGCCGTCATCAGCCAGGGCCGACCCGTCACGGTGGTGCACCGCCCGCTCGAGCAGGCCAACATGCTCATCGGCGTGCCGGGCCTCGTGGCCGCGGACGACCGCCGGGTGGCGATGAACGTGCTCACCTCGATCTTCGGCGGCGGCATGTCGTCCCGCCTGTTCCAGGAGGTGCGCGAGAAGCGCGGCCTGGCCTACTCCGTGTACTCGTTCGCGCCCGGCTACTCCGACGCCGGCATCTTCGGCATGTACGCCGGCTGCACGCCCGCCAAGGCCGGGCAGGTGGCCGAGATCATGCTCGACGAGTTGCACCGCCTTGCCGAGCACGGCGTGACCGCCGACGAGATGAAGCGGGCATCGGGGCAACTCTCCGGCGCATCCGCCCTGGCCCTCGAAGATTCAGACACCCGGATGTCCAGGCTGGGCCGTTCGGAGATCACCCTCGGCGAATTCGTCGACCTCGACGAGGCGCTGCGACGCCTGGCGCTGGTCACCGCGGATGACGTGCAGCAGCTGGCCGTGGACATGGCCTCACGGCCGTTCTCCGTCGCCGCCGTCGGCGCCCTGGACGACGACGTCTTCGACGGCATCGTGCCGCGCGCCGCAGCGCCGCTCCCGCTCAACTGA
- a CDS encoding histidine phosphatase family protein, with protein sequence MPQYLYLVRHGEQQDAEYGLPDGPLSPRGKRQAHLIAERLGGVPFTGAWHSPLQRAAETAAIIAERLPSLTPVASPLLFDCIPTGRAPEMPQSYSPFFNSVSEAQIEAGRAQMEDAAAEFLHPQRGPRHDLLITHNFVIGWFVREVLGAPDWRWISINQANCGLTVLQQKPGRPWSLVTHNDLGHLPVELRTGLPDPLLF encoded by the coding sequence ATGCCCCAGTACCTCTACCTCGTGAGACACGGCGAACAACAGGATGCCGAGTACGGCCTCCCGGATGGCCCGCTGTCCCCGCGAGGCAAGCGGCAGGCGCACCTCATCGCCGAACGCCTCGGCGGGGTGCCGTTCACCGGCGCCTGGCACTCCCCGTTGCAGCGCGCCGCAGAGACCGCGGCGATCATCGCCGAGCGGTTGCCGTCGCTCACCCCGGTCGCGTCGCCGCTGCTGTTCGACTGCATCCCCACCGGCCGTGCGCCGGAGATGCCGCAGTCGTACTCGCCGTTCTTCAACTCCGTCAGCGAGGCGCAGATCGAGGCCGGCCGCGCCCAGATGGAAGACGCCGCCGCGGAGTTCCTGCACCCGCAGCGCGGACCCCGGCACGACCTGCTGATCACCCACAACTTCGTGATCGGCTGGTTCGTGCGCGAGGTACTCGGCGCCCCCGACTGGCGCTGGATCAGCATCAACCAGGCCAACTGCGGCCTCACCGTGTTGCAGCAGAAGCCCGGCCGCCCGTGGTCGCTGGTCACGCACAACGACCTCGGCCACCTGCCCGTCGAGCTGCGCACCGGTCTGCCCGACCCCCTGCTCTTCTAA
- a CDS encoding GNAT family N-acetyltransferase: protein MPEFTAVSVTDAGSIALLTQYFSDRASTFPHAGGYRTTFPAPEQFVPPLGQFLLVSDEPGSRTFVGCGGIRRIDDGADGAVRFEAKHLWLQPQVRGRGWGRLLLAELEKRARGFGATEMVLDTNASLEAAGKLYQRSGYEDVVPYNDNPNATNWYRKVLV from the coding sequence ATGCCAGAATTCACCGCGGTCTCCGTGACCGATGCCGGCTCGATCGCCCTGCTCACCCAATACTTCAGCGACCGGGCGTCGACGTTCCCGCACGCCGGCGGGTACCGCACGACATTCCCGGCCCCCGAACAGTTCGTGCCGCCCCTCGGCCAGTTCCTGCTCGTGAGCGACGAACCGGGCTCCCGCACCTTCGTCGGCTGCGGCGGCATCCGTCGCATCGACGACGGGGCGGATGGCGCGGTGCGGTTCGAGGCGAAGCACCTGTGGCTGCAACCGCAGGTGCGCGGCCGCGGCTGGGGTCGGCTGCTGCTCGCCGAACTCGAGAAGCGGGCCAGGGGCTTCGGGGCCACCGAGATGGTTCTCGACACGAACGCGAGCCTCGAGGCGGCCGGCAAGCTGTACCAGCGCTCCGGCTATGAAGACGTGGTGCCGTACAACGACAACCCCAACGCAACGAACTGGTACCGCAAGGTCCTCGTCTAG
- the dapB gene encoding 4-hydroxy-tetrahydrodipicolinate reductase, whose product MTTRVAVIGATGKMGRLVCDLVDKDPGYDLVARLNSASALSEMLGADVAIDLTVPAVSQGVVDFALDNGIRVLVGTSGWSQARIDTLGHRLAGRTDVGAVIIPNFSLGSVLGTAFAALAARFFDSIEIVEAHQAGKVDSPSGTAVRTAELMAAARAGLGPVAAPHIDQRARGQQIATVPVHSLRLAGVLARQDVIFGGAGETLTITHNTLSADAYERGILVALAAARDCVGVTVGLDQLIDLGLAGEPAEAAPAPAVPPAQPEEAEMEPGE is encoded by the coding sequence ATGACAACACGGGTGGCCGTCATCGGCGCAACGGGCAAGATGGGTCGCCTGGTCTGCGACCTGGTCGACAAGGATCCGGGGTACGACCTGGTCGCCAGACTCAACTCGGCCAGTGCCCTCTCCGAGATGCTCGGCGCGGATGTGGCCATCGACCTCACCGTGCCGGCGGTCAGCCAGGGCGTCGTCGACTTCGCCCTCGACAACGGCATCCGCGTCCTGGTGGGTACCTCCGGCTGGTCGCAGGCCCGCATCGACACCCTCGGCCACAGGCTCGCGGGCCGCACGGATGTCGGCGCCGTGATCATCCCCAACTTCTCGCTCGGGTCCGTGCTCGGCACGGCCTTCGCCGCCCTCGCCGCGCGGTTTTTCGACTCGATCGAGATCGTCGAGGCGCACCAGGCCGGCAAGGTCGACTCCCCGTCCGGCACCGCGGTGCGCACCGCCGAGCTGATGGCTGCCGCCCGCGCCGGCCTCGGCCCCGTCGCCGCCCCGCACATCGACCAGCGCGCCCGCGGCCAGCAGATCGCCACGGTTCCGGTGCACAGCCTGCGGCTGGCCGGGGTGCTCGCCCGCCAGGACGTGATCTTCGGCGGTGCGGGGGAGACCCTCACCATCACCCACAACACCCTTTCGGCCGACGCCTACGAACGCGGCATCCTGGTGGCCCTGGCCGCCGCCCGCGACTGTGTGGGCGTCACCGTGGGGCTGGACCAGCTCATCGACCTCGGCCTGGCCGGCGAGCCCGCCGAGGCTGCCCCGGCACCGGCGGTGCCGCCGGCCCAACCCGAAGAGGCCGAGATGGAGCCTGGCGAATGA
- a CDS encoding tetratricopeptide repeat protein gives MKGRIAVVVMALLLVFYLVLVGWRAVLFVQSGDPVGILIGVALIVLPIIGAWALVREILFGLRCERLVTQLDAEGELPVNDLPSRPSGRPYREAADAQFPGYRDAVDAAPEDWRAWFRLGLAYDASGDRRRARGALRTAMSLEKSAH, from the coding sequence ATGAAGGGCCGTATCGCCGTCGTCGTGATGGCCCTCCTGCTGGTCTTCTACCTGGTGCTCGTCGGTTGGCGAGCCGTGCTGTTCGTGCAGAGCGGCGACCCGGTCGGCATCCTCATCGGGGTCGCGCTCATCGTGCTGCCGATCATCGGCGCCTGGGCCCTGGTGCGCGAGATCCTCTTCGGCCTCCGGTGCGAACGCCTGGTCACCCAGCTTGACGCCGAGGGCGAGCTGCCGGTCAATGACCTGCCCAGCCGGCCCAGCGGCCGCCCCTACCGCGAGGCCGCCGACGCCCAGTTCCCCGGGTACCGCGACGCCGTGGATGCCGCCCCCGAGGACTGGCGGGCCTGGTTCCGGCTGGGACTGGCCTACGACGCCTCCGGCGACCGTCGCCGCGCGCGCGGCGCCCTGCGCACGGCGATGTCCCTGGAGAAGTCGGCGCACTGA
- a CDS encoding TIGR01777 family oxidoreductase, producing MRVLISGASGLVGTELRRQLEAAGHTVVRLVRRPTRSSAEILWDPATLSLDPAVFDGIDTVVNLSGASIGRLPWTASYRRQIMESRVQATRTLTDAMRRSATPPAVLLNASAVGVYGNRPGEELTEESAPGSDFLATVVTTWEAEARLAPENTRVVLLRTGLVLAKGGALKPLLPIVRLGLGGPLGRGTQSWPWVSLHDEAAAIVHLLTSSLSGPVNLTGPTPATANDVIKAVTVALRRPFLVPVPEKVLTLALQDAARQLLLADQRVSSAKLEADGFRFTHRTAAEAVTWMLR from the coding sequence ATGCGAGTACTCATTTCCGGAGCCTCCGGGCTGGTCGGCACGGAGTTGCGCCGTCAGCTGGAGGCGGCAGGACACACCGTCGTGCGCCTCGTGCGTCGCCCCACGCGCAGCTCGGCCGAGATCCTGTGGGATCCGGCGACGCTGAGCCTGGACCCCGCGGTCTTCGACGGCATCGACACCGTGGTCAACCTCTCCGGAGCCTCGATCGGGCGCCTGCCCTGGACCGCGTCCTACCGGCGCCAGATCATGGAGTCGCGGGTGCAGGCCACCCGCACCCTCACCGACGCGATGCGGCGCTCCGCCACGCCGCCAGCCGTGCTGCTCAACGCGTCAGCGGTCGGGGTCTACGGCAACCGGCCGGGCGAGGAGCTCACCGAGGAGTCCGCGCCCGGCAGCGACTTCCTCGCCACCGTGGTCACCACCTGGGAGGCTGAGGCACGCCTGGCCCCCGAGAACACCAGGGTCGTGCTGCTGCGCACCGGGCTGGTGCTCGCCAAGGGCGGCGCCCTGAAGCCGCTGCTGCCGATCGTGCGTCTTGGCCTCGGCGGCCCGCTCGGCCGCGGCACGCAGAGCTGGCCGTGGGTGAGCCTGCACGACGAGGCCGCCGCGATCGTGCACCTGCTCACCTCCTCACTGAGCGGCCCGGTGAACCTCACCGGCCCCACCCCGGCCACCGCCAACGATGTGATCAAGGCCGTCACCGTCGCGCTGCGCCGGCCGTTCCTCGTTCCGGTTCCGGAGAAGGTGCTCACCCTGGCCTTGCAGGATGCCGCCAGGCAGCTGCTGCTCGCCGACCAGCGGGTGAGTTCGGCCAAGCTGGAGGCCGACGGGTTCAGGTTCACCCACCGCACGGCCGCCGAAGCTGTCACCTGGATGCTGCGCTAG
- a CDS encoding OsmC family peroxiredoxin, whose translation MALTSEATTVWTGDLMAGSGTVTLDSSHAGSFPVNWKARAEGTANTTNPEELLGAAHASCFSMALANILAGAGHTPTSIQTTAAVTFVAGTGVTGSHLLVSASVPGITEDEFEAFAQDAKVNCPISQALTGIPITIEAELA comes from the coding sequence ATGGCCCTGACCAGCGAAGCAACCACCGTATGGACCGGCGACCTGATGGCCGGGTCCGGCACCGTCACGCTCGATTCCTCCCACGCCGGGTCGTTCCCGGTGAACTGGAAGGCCAGGGCCGAAGGCACCGCGAACACGACCAACCCCGAGGAACTGCTGGGCGCCGCCCACGCCTCCTGCTTCTCGATGGCACTCGCAAACATCCTCGCCGGTGCCGGCCACACGCCCACCAGCATCCAGACCACCGCGGCCGTCACCTTCGTCGCCGGAACCGGCGTCACCGGCAGCCACCTGCTCGTGAGCGCCAGCGTGCCGGGGATCACCGAGGACGAGTTCGAGGCGTTCGCGCAGGATGCGAAGGTGAACTGCCCGATCTCGCAGGCCCTGACCGGGATCCCGATCACCATCGAAGCCGAGCTGGCCTAA
- a CDS encoding DUF4395 domain-containing protein, with product MTQQPAPARKPAGIDPRGPRFGASITAVVLLVVIFLALVGASGAALALLALQTVVFAWGTFAGVARHPYGLLYKTLVRPRLGAPAALEDPAPPTFAQGIGLVVALAGVVLGLAGVPAGVPIAAAAAFVAAFLNAVFDYCLGCQLYLLLVRARIIGRGPASV from the coding sequence ATGACCCAGCAGCCCGCCCCCGCCCGGAAGCCGGCCGGAATCGACCCGCGCGGCCCCCGCTTCGGTGCCTCGATCACCGCCGTTGTGCTGCTCGTGGTGATCTTCCTCGCGCTCGTGGGTGCATCCGGTGCCGCGCTGGCCCTGCTCGCCCTGCAGACGGTCGTCTTCGCCTGGGGAACCTTCGCGGGCGTCGCCCGGCATCCGTACGGGCTGCTTTACAAGACCCTGGTGCGCCCGCGGCTCGGCGCGCCGGCGGCGCTCGAGGACCCGGCGCCGCCCACCTTCGCGCAGGGCATCGGCCTCGTCGTCGCCCTCGCCGGCGTCGTGCTCGGACTGGCGGGGGTGCCGGCCGGCGTGCCCATCGCCGCCGCGGCAGCGTTCGTGGCGGCGTTCCTCAACGCGGTGTTCGACTACTGCCTGGGCTGCCAGCTGTACCTGCTTCTTGTTCGGGCGCGCATCATCGGCCGCGGGCCGGCCTCGGTCTAG